Below is a window of Mucilaginibacter ginkgonis DNA.
ATTACATTTTTGGACAAGGCGGGGGCCAAAAGCTTGCCAACCAGATAGACGCGCCATTTTTAGGCGAAATGCCTTTGGTAAAAAGCGTGGCGGAATCGGGCGATGCGGGGCAGCCGTTAATGATGGACGAGGCTAACCCGCTGCGCCAAGTTTTCCTAAATATTGCAGGCAGGGTTGCGCAGCAGGTTGCGATCGAGAACGCAAAGGCAGGAGCATTACCGCGGAACTCTTAATTATACTTGGCAGGTCAGAATTGACACGAGGGCTACACACCACTATTTCTATCCATCACAATAAATAATTACCTTTACTTATTAAATCTGAGTAATGAGTTTACACGAACAAGTTGAAGCAGCATTGGATACCATACGCCCGTACCTGGAAACAGACGGCGGAAATGTGGCCATTGAAGAGATCACTGCTGATAATGTTGTGCGGTTAAAGTTGCTGGGTTCATGCGGTTCATGCCCAATGAGCATCATGACACTTAAGGCAGGTATTGAACAAGCTATAAAAAAGGCTGTTCCCGAAATTACTGCAATTGAAGCGGTAAATCTTACCGATATTAACGACCCTAACGCGGTATTGCCCGAAAATCTCCGCTAACTGTTAAGTTTTGTTAAAAATCTTATTTTGAGCATACCGCCACGCCGGTATTTGCGTTAGTGCAATCAAACTATATGTATATTTGCGGCACTTTTTTTGAGTGATGCCCCTTTGTTAATGAAGCGTTTATCAGGCATATTTATCTTGTTGATGTTTTTCTGCCTGGCAGTAAAAGCACAAAGCACAGAACGGCCGCTGGTGCAGTTCTCC
It encodes the following:
- a CDS encoding NifU family protein, encoding MSLHEQVEAALDTIRPYLETDGGNVAIEEITADNVVRLKLLGSCGSCPMSIMTLKAGIEQAIKKAVPEITAIEAVNLTDINDPNAVLPENLR